The DNA sequence TCGCGACCACGTGGTCCGGGCGGTGCGACTCCGACTGGCCGACGGCGAGCCGATGGCTGTCGAGAGGCTGCACGTCGCCGAAGCCCGGGTGCCCGGCCTCACTGCCGAGGATCTCGAGCAGCACAGCTTCTACGCCATGCTGAAGGAACGCTGGGGGATCACCGTGCACTCAGGCACCCGCGTCACCGAAGCGACATGCACCGATGAGCACGAGTCCGAACTGCTCGGCGTTCCGCTGTACACGCCGGCGTTCCTGTTCGAGCGCACCACCCAGGACGCCGACGCAACGGTGATCGAGTTCGTGTCGTCGGTCTACCGTGGTGACCGCTACCGATTCATCACCAACTTCGGCTCCGCCGGCTCACCGACAACCATCACCGAGACGTACAACACCGCGGCCCCGCCGGGCACCCAACTGTGACGCACGGCGTCGCGGCGTTAGATGCCGGACGCGGTCAATCGTGCGCCTGTCGCCATAGGTGGGCGAACTCGGCCATCCGGTCCGAGTAGCCGTCGAACGATCCGAACCACACGGCCACATGATCGGCACCGGCTTCGGCAAGCCCTGACGCCTCCGCGACGGCAGCGGCCGCCGTCGTGCCCGCGTCCATACTCGTCCGGGTGCCGACCTCGATGGGCCGCTCAGCGCGGCGCCGGAGATCACCGACACGCTCCCGGAATCCAGCCTCGTCGAGCCCCACACCCTGCCAGACGTCGGCGTAGCGAGCGGCTCGACGCAGCGCTGCGCCGGAGGTGCCACCGACCATGATCGGCACTGGCGATGACGGAAGGGGCGCGAATTCCCCG is a window from the Phytoactinopolyspora mesophila genome containing:
- a CDS encoding GntR family transcriptional regulator, producing the protein MSGESKREAVRRALLDLIADLPNWHPLPPERQLAEQLNVARMTLRTVMDELAAEGRVIRQPGRGAFVSSPKLSYPAELTSFSDYVEGRGLKASSRTVEFSIAPAGPQQARQLGISPRDHVVRAVRLRLADGEPMAVERLHVAEARVPGLTAEDLEQHSFYAMLKERWGITVHSGTRVTEATCTDEHESELLGVPLYTPAFLFERTTQDADATVIEFVSSVYRGDRYRFITNFGSAGSPTTITETYNTAAPPGTQL